In a single window of the Bactrocera dorsalis isolate Fly_Bdor chromosome 2, ASM2337382v1, whole genome shotgun sequence genome:
- the LOC105226382 gene encoding lateral signaling target protein 2 homolog isoform X1 encodes MDTFRKWLNKPKADDKSLLARFYHADRSLTAVASELDSFDGRAEPDRCSRLVSRLRQGQDKVLSITNLIMEELLGDERHPRAFRAKFPEEVLQENLAGQLWFGAECLAAGSSIMHREQESKEMRPLAQAVTKSLGNVRSLLRDQCLRNNVPNSKTLHLDINDSTTEQLYESLKIFDRLFAEFELRYVSAMVQVKTKDEYEMQEMICVLFSETLHRALKLGLIDQDKVDTFDPALMFSIPRLAIITGLVVFPKGPLNMDMPADQLSEMFRPFRTILIKIRDLLRALSKSELQQLEKLLCTNEDIQLTLPVGTSSIEAPSEDQRNNNSTTTSTNASITQNPASSTIEETLAHPLEQRNNNLTSTSPNATNWETQVHTANPSTMSPKHPQRTVKTAVGGGVGDNGASNNGKKSHCASCNRRSISSASSDSSALSTPAVSPTPSHSIASTTSAVLNSSTTSPADWTDDDDDDEMDGDDDDDRDEEEDDVDVDDDDDDMLVDGGQADETDDDEVVIGDCENEDMVSADCATGYLIPNTNFGNLLQPQEVPLTGNFIASEDDASSNANVELEEDQPNYADVPTTSAALRRLRLSSQTEQISIESDDKATIIAAATTTTTTTPSPESSSGSQGSSDNLTSPNGSDQMSACSCEPASSSSSSSTQSNNSAPSGKQTTQRHCNNHHHHHHHHNEHSSCALTQPHSAHSHQSPPSRHYPYHQHNHHHHHHHHHHHHRHNRSRNEQATKAKNGTAEETVSSDANSAQLVSSSDVKEVTKSKTTASQSNTSSVDSSSASSLSEVVAHPLQAPSEVSQAIKVATRKRFKSIENLLHRLFVCIAGVADQLQTNFAADLRQILRSVFLMNMSPAQEDLDIPEKPKESELFEFRASEQDVIQENAGSNQSIYSAEEVNPELDSVFHNNGSGGGSGSGSGNNSSSSVGGCSNSNNRHSLGGAMQRGNTIDVAESNAAPSSVTAGRVHVCRSRSLGDQDHSDIGATPASSSAAARVGSQNCHLSAYISGQRQRRNRNDSVGSTSPISSSSSSSSASSENNSPISQRTSMPHTANSHNHHNNNVNNNNNNNNNTSASRASPPSSALIAPNAYAVAAATVAASNAMRNANVNARISPPAWVPDDKAPRCMSCRTQFTAFRRRHHCRNCGGVFCGVCSNATAPLPKYGLTKAVRVCRDCYVSEMRASASPAGSSATRSPPISPRSNASAATAGGS; translated from the exons GCAGATGACAAATCTCTACTAGCACGCTTCTATCATGCAGATCGTTCACTCACAGCCGTCGCCAGCGAATTGGACAGCTTCGATGGGCGCGCAGAGCCAGATCGCTGTTCACGTCTTGTCAGCCGGCTGCGACAGGGACAG GACAAAGTACTCTCCATTACTAATTTAATAATGGAAGAGCTGCTTGGCGACGAACGTCATCCGCGTGCGTTTCGTGCGAAATTTCCCGAAGAAGTGCTGCAGGAAAATTTGGCCGGTCAGTTATGGTTCGGCGCCGAGTGCCTTGCTGCCGGCTCATCGATAATGCATCGCGAACAGGAGAGCAAAGAGATGCGTCCGTTGGCGCAGGCGGTCACAAAGAGTTTGGGTAATGTGCGTAGCTTGTTGCGTGATCAGTGCCTTCGGAATAATGTTCCGAATAGCAAAACACTACATTTGGATATAAACGATTCCACCACAGAGCAATTGTATGAGAGTTTGAAAATATTCGATCGTTTATTTGCCGAATTCGAGTTGCGTTATGTCAGCGCTATGGTGCAGGTGAAAACAAAGGACGAATACGAGATGCAAGAAATGATTTGTGTGCTCTTCTCGGAGACTTTGCATCGTGCGCTCAAATTGGGTCTCATCGATCAGGACAAAGTGGATACATTCGATCCGGCTTTAATGTTCTCCATACCACGTTTGGCAATTATAACGGGTTTGGTAGTGTTTCCTAAAGGACCGCTCAATATGGATATGCCGGCCGATCAGTTGTCGGAAATGTTTCGGCCATTTCGCACAATACTCATCAAAATACGCGATCTCTTGCGTGCGTTGAGTAAAAGTGAGCTGCAACAGTTGGAGAAGTTGCTATGCACCAATGAGGACATTCAGTTAACG CTGCCTGTCGGAACCAGCAGCATCGAAGCGCCGAGTGAGGATCAACGGAACAATAACAGCACCACTACCAGCACGAATGCGTCTATCACACAAAATCCTGCCAGTAGCACAATCGAGGAGACGCTTGCCCATCCTCTGGAACAACGAAACAATAATTTAACCAGCACTTCGCCTAACGCTACTAACTGGGAGACGCAAGTTCATACTGCTAACCCCAGCACAATGAGTCCAAAACATCCTCAGAGAACCGTTAAAACAGCAGTTGGTGGTGGCGTAGGTGACAACGGCGCATCTAACAACGGGAAAAAGTCCCATTGTGCTTCCTGCAACCGCCGCTCCATATCGTCGGCATCTAGCGATAGTTCAGCGCTTTCCACACCCGCCGTTTCGCCGACTCCATCACATTCGATTGCATCGACAACGTCCGCAGTATTGAATAGTTCGACTACCTCACCGGCAGACTGGACCGATGACGACGACGATGATGAGATGGAtggcgatgatgatgatgaccgCGATGAAGAAGAAGACGACGTTGATGTcgatgatgacgatgatgatATGCTGGTTGATGGGGGTCAAGCTGACGAAACCGACGATGACGAAGTTGTGATCGGTGATTGTGAGAACGAAGACATGGTATCTGCCGACTGTGCTACCGGCTATCTCATTCCAAATACAAATTTCGGCAATTTGCTGCAGCCACAAGAAGTTCCTTTGACGGGTAATTTCATAGCCAGTGAAGATGATGCTTCCAGCAATGCCAATGTGGAGCTGGAAGAAGACCAACCCAACTACGCAGATGTTCCCACCACAAGTGCAGCATTAAGACGTCTACGTCTAAGCAGTCAAACTGAACAAATCTCCATTGAGAGTGACGATAAAGCGACAATAATtgccgctgcaacaacaacaacaaccacaacaccCTCACCAGAGTCATCGTCAGGTTCCCAAGGAAGCAGCGATAATCTGACCAGTCCCAATGGAAGTGATCAAATGTCTGCCTGTAGTTGCGAGCCTGCAAGTTCATCTTCATCGTCGTCCACACAAAGCAATAACAGTGCGCCGAGCGGGAAACAGACAACACAGCGTCATTGCAACaatcatcatcaccatcatcatcatcataatGAGCATAGTAGCTGCGCGCTTACGCAACCACACAGCGCGCACAGTCATCAGAGCCCGCCCAGTCGTCATTATCCTTACCATCAACACAACCATCATCACCAccatcaccatcatcatcatcaccatcggCATAATCGTAGCCGCAATGAACAAGCAACGAAGGCGAAAAACGGCACTGCTGAGGAAACTGTTAGCAGTGACGCCAATTCGGCACAGCTCGTGAGTTCAAGTGATGTCAAAGAGGTCACGAAGTCGAAAACGACCGCCAGTCAAAGCAACACCTCGAGCGTAGACAGCAGTAGCGCATCTTCGCTGTCGGAGGTTGTTGCGCATCCGCTGCAAGCGCCCAGTGAAGTCAGTCAGGCAATAAAAGTGGCTACGCGCAAGCGTTTCAA AAGTATCGAAAATCTATTGCATCGCCTCTTCGTATGCATAGCCGGCGTGGCTGATCAGCTGCAGACCAATTTCGCCGCCGATTTGCGCCAAATTTTGCGCAGCGTATTCCTCATGAATATGTCGCCGGCGCAGGAGGATTTGGATATACCCGAAAAACCAAAGGAATCGGAATTATTTGAATTCCGCGCGTCCGAACAAGATGTGATACAGGAGAATGCCGGCTCCAATCAGAGCATTTATTCAGCCGAAGAAGTTAATCCCGAGCTGGACAGTGTATTCCACAATAATGGCAGTGGTGGCGGCAGCGGTTCCGGCAgtggcaacaacagcagcagcagtgtcGGCGGCTGTAGTAACAGCAACAATCGGCATTCCCTCGGCGGCGCCATGCAGCGTGGCAATACTATAGACGTGGCTGAGTCGAACGCAGCGCCGTCTAGTGTAACAGCCGGTCGCGTGCATGTTTGTCGCAGTCGTAGTTTAGGTGATCAGGATCATAGTGATATTGGCGCGACGCCTGCCTCATCCTCCGCCGCCGCGAGGGTTGGTAGTCAGAACTGCCACTTAAGCGCCTACATTAGCGGTCAGCGGCAGCGACGAAATCGCAACGACTCGGTGGGCAGCACATCACCCATATCGTCGTCTTCGTCTTCATCGTCTGCCTCGTCCGAAAATAACTCGCCAATTAGCCAGCGCACATCAATGCCGCACACCGCCAACAGTCACAACCACCACAATAACaatgttaacaacaacaacaataataataacaatacatCAGCCAGCAGAGCATCACCACCGTCCAGCGCACTCATAGCCCCGAACGCATACGCGGTCGCCGCTGCCACCGTAGCCGCCTCTAACGCGATGCGCAACGCCAATGTGAATGCACGCATTTCGCCGCCCGCCTGGGTGCCGGACGATAAGGCGCCACGCTGCATGAGCTGTCGCACACAGTTCACCGCATTCCGTCGGCGTCACCACTGTCGCAACTGCGGCGGCGTATTCTGCGGTGTCTGCTCCAATGCAACGGCACCATTGCCCAAATATGGACTGACAAAGGCGGTGCGCGTTTGCCGCGACTGCTACGTGAGCGAGATGCGCGCTAGCGCTAGCCCGGCGGGCAGCAGCGCCACACGCTCGCCGCCCATATCACCACGTTCCAACGCGTCGGCGGCAACTGCTGGCGGTTCGTAG
- the LOC105226427 gene encoding cilia- and flagella-associated protein 58, giving the protein MPPKKGKGKGKKKKEVVLQIPEPQIQLSEISIRERELDLLEDLNDDFFSTANQTIQKLMEASRVYEASKMKKYVDIIFNLHRHYAEEVKETSVLRPQVIRAENKLRLALELTANSEEAMERLKEALSKAWMESDASLLREQDTQERLQEVMIKCEGLESKEVKKQDDTSEFGHLSKYKNIILRERDRLNGEVIDLEKRLQFQRYYSESLEYINKNNEESMSKLNANLRMLETEKGNFEIKIRSLQNNLDDQKEINTRTALKMESVNRELTETQKKLAKKQADYDQQKHVLEKLRNDNAINTRQLLKNDEEITELRKEQRENEEIIRTLRLEDKVKANTIGQLTKKYKKTAQDHSSISSKLYKLNRLNHTLGEDISRLKNQINALEKDLLNSTYKFDELRRVKENLQHEREALRSEIIKLNNQIADLKHTIMMQTINIDGLQLDINKLNVKLDEARINVSKSEKERDEMAQEVETLHERIEYQQEQIQLKSNQVTDLSEKLQQKHVSLINVKKQLEVAHSEKMILRRNLETCTQERDNFRILQTKTNHQTQQLTAEIMSNQNKISNLNLQIERLNNDKKELQSELKNKENLLASVRRDLREMKTKNENLHKTIHDDELKFMKMSNDLDETRKEKNLIGLQMVRRNDEIVVLRDKLNNTQTALDQGQTQYNQRVEDIRLLKMEITNLQTERDCLTRAIRSTADMREEIIRLQRSLNQERIKVRSLTEDAKTPTGVHRWRILKGEDPNRYQLLEKVQMLQRRNLKQEIQKEKLQQKLEESHRVCDTLKRVVENLPTTDVKQKLVVTQRINRSQLKKLKALSAELSINQIEMKARECIIDEFKETLKKTKQQQNCEEETVTQPTQSAISSAVVPYAYSSQDNYMDCIFIETSDPSQDMQELKTGLTV; this is encoded by the exons atgcCACCGAAAAAGGGTAAAGGTAAAGGCAAAAAGAAAAAGGAGGTCGTACTGCAAATACCGGAGCCACAAATTCAGCTCTCTGAAATTTCCATTCGTGAACGTGAATTGGATTTGCTGGAGGACTTGAATGATGACTTCTTCTCCACAGCCAATCAG ACCATACAAAAGCTCATGGAAGCAAGCCGCGTTTATGAAgcttcgaaaatgaaaaaatatgttgataTAATATTCAATTTACATCGCCATTATGCCGAAGAGGTGAAGGAGACGTCTGTTCTACGGCCGCAAGTGATACGCGCAGAGAACAAATTACGCTTGGCTTTGGAGCTGACTGCCAACTCAGAAGAGGCAATGGAACGACTTAAGGAGGCGCTAA GTAAGGCTTGGATGGAGAGCGATGCTTCGTTATTGCGAGAACAGGATACACAAGAGCGCTTGCAGGAAGTTATGATTAAATGTGAAGGATTAGAGAGTAAGGAAGTGAAGAAACAGGATGATACATCAGA ATTTGGCCATTTATcgaagtataaaaatataattttacgcGAACGCGATCGTCTCAATGGTGAAGTGATTGATCTGGAGAAACGTTTGCAATTCCAAAGATACTACTCCGAGTCACTCGAGTATATTAATAAGAACAACGAAGAGAGTATGtcgaaattaaatgcaaatttgcGTATGCTCGAGACAGAGAAGGgcaatttcgaaataaaaatacgaaGTTTACAAAATAATCTTGACGATCAGAAGGAGATCAATACGCGTACGGCTCTGAAGATGGAGTCTGTAAATCGCGAG TTAACCGAAACGCAAAAGAAGCTGGCGAAGAAACAAGCTGATTACGATCAGCAGAAGCACGTCTTGGAGAAACTGCGCAATGATAATGCGATCAATACCAGACAACTGCTGAAGAATGATGAAGAGATCACCGAACTACGTAAGGAGCAACGCGAGAATGAAGAAATCATACGTACACTGCGTTTAGAGGATAAGGTCAAAGCTAATACGATCGGCCAATTAActaagaaatacaaaaagacGGCGCAAGATCATAGCTCTATCTCATCAAAGCTATATAAATTGAATCGGTTGAATCATACACTGGGCGAGGATATCTCACGTCTAAA AAACCAAATTAACGCATTGGAAAAAGATCTGCTCAATTCCACGTACAAGTTCGACGAGCTACGTCGTGTGAAAGAGAATTTGCAGCACGAACGTGAAGCTTTGCGCAGTGAGATCATTAAGCTGAACAATCAGATAGCCGATCTTAAACACACGATCATGATGCAGACAATTAATATTGATGGTCTACAGCTCGATATAAATAAGTTGAATGTAAAGCTCGATGAAGCGCGTATAAATGTATCGAAATCGGAGAAGGAGCGCGACGAAATGGCGCAAGAGGTAGAGACATTGCACGAGCGCATCGAATATCAACAGG aaCAAATTCAGCTAAAATCGAATCAAGTTACGGATCTGAGtgaaaaactacaacaaaagcacGTCTCTTTGATCAACGTCAAAAAACAATTGGAAGTGGCGCACTCAGAGAAAATGATTCTCAGACGAAATTTGGAAACATGCACGCAGGAGCGTGATAACTTCCGGATTCTACAAACG aaaaccAATCATCAAACTCAACAACTCACTGCAGAAATTATGTCGAATCAAAACAAGATCTCCAATCTCAATCTGCAAATAGAGCGCTTGAACAACGATAAAAAGGAGCTGCAGAGTGAGTTGAAAAATAAAGAGAACCTCTTGGCGAGCGTACGTCGAGATTTGCgtgaaatgaaaacgaaaaacgAGAATCTACACAAGACCATACACGACGATGAGCTGAAGTTCATGAAAATGTCAAATGATCTCGATGAAACGCGCAAAGAGAAGAATCTAATTGGTCTACAGATGGTGCGACGCAACGATGAGATTGTAGTCCTACGCGATAAGCTCAATAACACACAAACAGCGCTAGATCAAG GTCAAACACAGTACAATCAGCGTGTCGAAGATATACGCCTGCTGAAAATGGAAATAACTAATTTGCAAACGGAGCGTGACTGTTTGACGCGCGCCATTAGGAGCACAGCTGATATGCGTGAAGAGATCATAAGATTGCAGCGCTCTTTGAATCAGGAGCGCATTAAAGTACGTTCGTTGACAGAGGATGCGAAAACCCCGACTGGCGTGCATCGTTGGCGTATACTCAAAGGAGAAGATCCGAATCGTTATCAGTTGCTGGAGAAAGTGCAGATGTTGCAAAG ACGTAATCTCAAACAAGAGATACAAAAAGAGAAGCTACAGCAGAAGCTAGAAGAGTCCCATCGTGTCTGTGATACGCTGAAGCGAGTTGTGGAGAATCTACCAACAACAGATGTAAAACAGAAGCTTGTGGTAACGCAG CGCATAAATCGCTCAcaactaaaaaagttgaaaGCACTGAGCGCCGAGCTCTCGATCAATCAAATTGAGATGAAAGCACGCGAATGCATCATTGACGAGTTCAAAGAAACGTTGAAGAAAACGAAGCAGCAACAAAACTGTGAAGAAGAAACCGTCACACAACCCACACAGTCCGCAATTTCGAGTGCCGTAGTGCCATACGCCTATTCCAGCCAGGATAATTATATGGACTGTATATTTATTGAGACCAGTGATCCTAGTCAAGACATGCAGGAGCTCAAGACTGGTTTGActgtttaa
- the LOC105226382 gene encoding lateral signaling target protein 2 homolog isoform X2, with protein sequence MDTFRKWLNKPKADDKSLLARFYHADRSLTAVASELDSFDGRAEPDRCSRLVSRLRQGQDKVLSITNLIMEELLGDERHPRAFRAKFPEEVLQENLAGQLWFGAECLAAGSSIMHREQESKEMRPLAQAVTKSLGNVRSLLRDQCLRNNVPNSKTLHLDINDSTTEQLYESLKIFDRLFAEFELRYVSAMVQVKTKDEYEMQEMICVLFSETLHRALKLGLIDQDKVDTFDPALMFSIPRLAIITGLVVFPKGPLNMDMPADQLSEMFRPFRTILIKIRDLLRALSKSELQQLEKLLCTNEDIQLTLPVGTSSIEAPSEDQRNNNSTTTSTNASITQNPASSTIEETLAHPLEQRNNNLTSTSPNATNWETQVHTANPSTMSPKHPQRTVKTAVGGGVGDNGASNNGKKSHCASCNRRSISSASSDSSALSTPAVSPTPSHSIASTTSAVLNSSTTSPADWTDDDDDDEMDGDDDDDRDEEEDDVDVDDDDDDMLVDGGQADETDDDEVVIGDCENEDMVSADCATGYLIPNTNFGNLLQPQEVPLTGNFIASEDDASSNANVELEEDQPNYADVPTTSAALRRLRLSSQTEQISIESDDKATIIAAATTTTTTTPSPESSSGSQGSSDNLTSPNGSDQMSACSCEPASSSSSSSTQSNNSAPSGKQTTQRHCNNHHHHHHHHNEHSSCALTQPHSAHSHQSPPSRHYPYHQHNHHHHHHHHHHHHRHNRSRNEQATKAKNGTAEETVSSDANSAQLVSSSDVKEVTKSKTTASQSNTSSVDSSSASSLSEVVAHPLQAPSEVSQAIKVATRKRFNIENLLHRLFVCIAGVADQLQTNFAADLRQILRSVFLMNMSPAQEDLDIPEKPKESELFEFRASEQDVIQENAGSNQSIYSAEEVNPELDSVFHNNGSGGGSGSGSGNNSSSSVGGCSNSNNRHSLGGAMQRGNTIDVAESNAAPSSVTAGRVHVCRSRSLGDQDHSDIGATPASSSAAARVGSQNCHLSAYISGQRQRRNRNDSVGSTSPISSSSSSSSASSENNSPISQRTSMPHTANSHNHHNNNVNNNNNNNNNTSASRASPPSSALIAPNAYAVAAATVAASNAMRNANVNARISPPAWVPDDKAPRCMSCRTQFTAFRRRHHCRNCGGVFCGVCSNATAPLPKYGLTKAVRVCRDCYVSEMRASASPAGSSATRSPPISPRSNASAATAGGS encoded by the exons GCAGATGACAAATCTCTACTAGCACGCTTCTATCATGCAGATCGTTCACTCACAGCCGTCGCCAGCGAATTGGACAGCTTCGATGGGCGCGCAGAGCCAGATCGCTGTTCACGTCTTGTCAGCCGGCTGCGACAGGGACAG GACAAAGTACTCTCCATTACTAATTTAATAATGGAAGAGCTGCTTGGCGACGAACGTCATCCGCGTGCGTTTCGTGCGAAATTTCCCGAAGAAGTGCTGCAGGAAAATTTGGCCGGTCAGTTATGGTTCGGCGCCGAGTGCCTTGCTGCCGGCTCATCGATAATGCATCGCGAACAGGAGAGCAAAGAGATGCGTCCGTTGGCGCAGGCGGTCACAAAGAGTTTGGGTAATGTGCGTAGCTTGTTGCGTGATCAGTGCCTTCGGAATAATGTTCCGAATAGCAAAACACTACATTTGGATATAAACGATTCCACCACAGAGCAATTGTATGAGAGTTTGAAAATATTCGATCGTTTATTTGCCGAATTCGAGTTGCGTTATGTCAGCGCTATGGTGCAGGTGAAAACAAAGGACGAATACGAGATGCAAGAAATGATTTGTGTGCTCTTCTCGGAGACTTTGCATCGTGCGCTCAAATTGGGTCTCATCGATCAGGACAAAGTGGATACATTCGATCCGGCTTTAATGTTCTCCATACCACGTTTGGCAATTATAACGGGTTTGGTAGTGTTTCCTAAAGGACCGCTCAATATGGATATGCCGGCCGATCAGTTGTCGGAAATGTTTCGGCCATTTCGCACAATACTCATCAAAATACGCGATCTCTTGCGTGCGTTGAGTAAAAGTGAGCTGCAACAGTTGGAGAAGTTGCTATGCACCAATGAGGACATTCAGTTAACG CTGCCTGTCGGAACCAGCAGCATCGAAGCGCCGAGTGAGGATCAACGGAACAATAACAGCACCACTACCAGCACGAATGCGTCTATCACACAAAATCCTGCCAGTAGCACAATCGAGGAGACGCTTGCCCATCCTCTGGAACAACGAAACAATAATTTAACCAGCACTTCGCCTAACGCTACTAACTGGGAGACGCAAGTTCATACTGCTAACCCCAGCACAATGAGTCCAAAACATCCTCAGAGAACCGTTAAAACAGCAGTTGGTGGTGGCGTAGGTGACAACGGCGCATCTAACAACGGGAAAAAGTCCCATTGTGCTTCCTGCAACCGCCGCTCCATATCGTCGGCATCTAGCGATAGTTCAGCGCTTTCCACACCCGCCGTTTCGCCGACTCCATCACATTCGATTGCATCGACAACGTCCGCAGTATTGAATAGTTCGACTACCTCACCGGCAGACTGGACCGATGACGACGACGATGATGAGATGGAtggcgatgatgatgatgaccgCGATGAAGAAGAAGACGACGTTGATGTcgatgatgacgatgatgatATGCTGGTTGATGGGGGTCAAGCTGACGAAACCGACGATGACGAAGTTGTGATCGGTGATTGTGAGAACGAAGACATGGTATCTGCCGACTGTGCTACCGGCTATCTCATTCCAAATACAAATTTCGGCAATTTGCTGCAGCCACAAGAAGTTCCTTTGACGGGTAATTTCATAGCCAGTGAAGATGATGCTTCCAGCAATGCCAATGTGGAGCTGGAAGAAGACCAACCCAACTACGCAGATGTTCCCACCACAAGTGCAGCATTAAGACGTCTACGTCTAAGCAGTCAAACTGAACAAATCTCCATTGAGAGTGACGATAAAGCGACAATAATtgccgctgcaacaacaacaacaaccacaacaccCTCACCAGAGTCATCGTCAGGTTCCCAAGGAAGCAGCGATAATCTGACCAGTCCCAATGGAAGTGATCAAATGTCTGCCTGTAGTTGCGAGCCTGCAAGTTCATCTTCATCGTCGTCCACACAAAGCAATAACAGTGCGCCGAGCGGGAAACAGACAACACAGCGTCATTGCAACaatcatcatcaccatcatcatcatcataatGAGCATAGTAGCTGCGCGCTTACGCAACCACACAGCGCGCACAGTCATCAGAGCCCGCCCAGTCGTCATTATCCTTACCATCAACACAACCATCATCACCAccatcaccatcatcatcatcaccatcggCATAATCGTAGCCGCAATGAACAAGCAACGAAGGCGAAAAACGGCACTGCTGAGGAAACTGTTAGCAGTGACGCCAATTCGGCACAGCTCGTGAGTTCAAGTGATGTCAAAGAGGTCACGAAGTCGAAAACGACCGCCAGTCAAAGCAACACCTCGAGCGTAGACAGCAGTAGCGCATCTTCGCTGTCGGAGGTTGTTGCGCATCCGCTGCAAGCGCCCAGTGAAGTCAGTCAGGCAATAAAAGTGGCTACGCGCAAGCGTTTCAA TATCGAAAATCTATTGCATCGCCTCTTCGTATGCATAGCCGGCGTGGCTGATCAGCTGCAGACCAATTTCGCCGCCGATTTGCGCCAAATTTTGCGCAGCGTATTCCTCATGAATATGTCGCCGGCGCAGGAGGATTTGGATATACCCGAAAAACCAAAGGAATCGGAATTATTTGAATTCCGCGCGTCCGAACAAGATGTGATACAGGAGAATGCCGGCTCCAATCAGAGCATTTATTCAGCCGAAGAAGTTAATCCCGAGCTGGACAGTGTATTCCACAATAATGGCAGTGGTGGCGGCAGCGGTTCCGGCAgtggcaacaacagcagcagcagtgtcGGCGGCTGTAGTAACAGCAACAATCGGCATTCCCTCGGCGGCGCCATGCAGCGTGGCAATACTATAGACGTGGCTGAGTCGAACGCAGCGCCGTCTAGTGTAACAGCCGGTCGCGTGCATGTTTGTCGCAGTCGTAGTTTAGGTGATCAGGATCATAGTGATATTGGCGCGACGCCTGCCTCATCCTCCGCCGCCGCGAGGGTTGGTAGTCAGAACTGCCACTTAAGCGCCTACATTAGCGGTCAGCGGCAGCGACGAAATCGCAACGACTCGGTGGGCAGCACATCACCCATATCGTCGTCTTCGTCTTCATCGTCTGCCTCGTCCGAAAATAACTCGCCAATTAGCCAGCGCACATCAATGCCGCACACCGCCAACAGTCACAACCACCACAATAACaatgttaacaacaacaacaataataataacaatacatCAGCCAGCAGAGCATCACCACCGTCCAGCGCACTCATAGCCCCGAACGCATACGCGGTCGCCGCTGCCACCGTAGCCGCCTCTAACGCGATGCGCAACGCCAATGTGAATGCACGCATTTCGCCGCCCGCCTGGGTGCCGGACGATAAGGCGCCACGCTGCATGAGCTGTCGCACACAGTTCACCGCATTCCGTCGGCGTCACCACTGTCGCAACTGCGGCGGCGTATTCTGCGGTGTCTGCTCCAATGCAACGGCACCATTGCCCAAATATGGACTGACAAAGGCGGTGCGCGTTTGCCGCGACTGCTACGTGAGCGAGATGCGCGCTAGCGCTAGCCCGGCGGGCAGCAGCGCCACACGCTCGCCGCCCATATCACCACGTTCCAACGCGTCGGCGGCAACTGCTGGCGGTTCGTAG